In a single window of the Petrotoga olearia DSM 13574 genome:
- the sdaAA gene encoding L-serine ammonia-lyase, iron-sulfur-dependent, subunit alpha, with amino-acid sequence MYHSAKQLLELCERQEKTIYQVVIEEESKSSGSAPEMILSQMKEILSVMKQSSQGTLNKKVPTLSGMMGGDAQRVNEYQKNAKTLLGVIPNKAMAMALSTAEVNASMGKIVATPTAGSSGILPAVLMTLEESLNLNEEDLINALLVAAGIGQVIGQNATFSGAEGGCQVECGSAAAMAAGAAVFASGGNNEQIFHAASIALINIMGLICDPVAGLVEFPCILRNASGAINALSAADLALAGVKSLIPFDEVVKAMYKVGKALPENLRETGLGGIAGTPKGCAIKNSLLKNG; translated from the coding sequence ATGTATCACAGTGCAAAGCAACTATTGGAACTTTGTGAAAGACAAGAAAAGACAATTTATCAAGTAGTTATAGAAGAAGAATCCAAATCATCTGGTTCAGCTCCTGAAATGATTCTTTCACAAATGAAAGAAATTTTATCCGTCATGAAGCAATCCTCTCAAGGTACCTTGAATAAAAAGGTACCTACTTTATCAGGAATGATGGGAGGAGATGCCCAGCGGGTTAACGAATATCAAAAGAATGCTAAGACCCTTTTAGGGGTCATTCCTAATAAAGCAATGGCTATGGCCCTTTCTACCGCAGAAGTCAATGCCTCTATGGGAAAAATTGTAGCAACTCCTACTGCGGGCTCTTCTGGCATACTGCCAGCAGTCTTGATGACTCTTGAGGAAAGTTTAAATTTGAATGAAGAGGATTTGATCAATGCCCTACTTGTAGCTGCGGGGATTGGACAAGTTATCGGGCAAAATGCAACTTTTTCCGGTGCTGAAGGGGGATGTCAAGTAGAGTGTGGTTCAGCTGCAGCTATGGCTGCGGGAGCTGCAGTGTTTGCTTCAGGAGGAAACAATGAACAAATCTTTCATGCAGCCTCTATTGCACTGATTAATATAATGGGGCTGATTTGTGATCCCGTTGCTGGTTTAGTAGAATTCCCCTGTATTCTGAGAAATGCTTCAGGTGCTATAAATGCCCTGTCTGCTGCAGATCTAGCTCTTGCGGGGGTAAAATCTTTGATACCTTTTGATGAAGTGGTAAAAGCAATGTACAAAGTAGGAAAAGCTCTTCCGGAAAACTTAAGAGAAACAGGGCTTGGTGGTATAGCAGGCACTCCAAAAGGTTGTGCTATAAAAAACTCTCTGCTTAAGAATGGTTAA
- the sdaAB gene encoding L-serine ammonia-lyase, iron-sulfur-dependent subunit beta, with amino-acid sequence MKNLGIFDVIGPVMIGPSSSHTAGAARIALVARRIAGIGYNHVNFFLHGSFAATYKGHGTDKALIGGILGFEPSDERIKNSILHAKKAGITYNFIPIELEDVHSNTVKIEFNYPDGSCFYVIGSSIGGANIEITNINGTSVTFTGENPTLLFRYKEQKGMIAYISNALYAKGHNIHLMLTIKEDDEVLLVVELNESLDSDLFEAIKNGKSFLFSKYIYVPISKIGKSND; translated from the coding sequence ATGAAAAACTTAGGTATTTTCGACGTAATCGGTCCCGTTATGATTGGTCCTTCTAGTTCTCATACTGCTGGTGCTGCTAGAATCGCCCTAGTAGCAAGACGTATAGCAGGAATAGGTTATAATCACGTAAATTTTTTTCTTCATGGTTCTTTTGCAGCTACTTATAAAGGCCATGGAACCGATAAAGCCCTTATCGGAGGAATCCTGGGGTTTGAACCTAGTGATGAACGCATTAAGAACTCTATTTTACATGCCAAAAAAGCAGGAATTACTTATAATTTTATTCCTATTGAATTAGAGGATGTCCATTCTAATACGGTAAAAATTGAATTTAATTATCCTGATGGAAGCTGCTTTTATGTTATTGGCTCTTCTATTGGTGGCGCAAATATTGAAATTACTAACATTAATGGTACCTCTGTGACCTTTACCGGAGAAAACCCTACGCTACTTTTTAGATACAAAGAGCAAAAAGGAATGATTGCTTATATTTCCAATGCTTTATATGCTAAAGGGCATAATATTCATTTAATGCTAACTATTAAAGAAGACGATGAGGTACTTCTTGTCGTAGAACTAAATGAAAGTCTAGATTCTGATCTCTTTGAAGCTATAAAAAACGGGAAGTCATTTTTATTTAGCAAATATATTTATGTACCCATTTCAAAAATAGGTAAAAGCAATGATTAA
- a CDS encoding phospho-sugar mutase, translated as MFPKTVKSTKLRRQLTLRDYKKIYYDWLNNPYIDEKAKEELKSIENNPEEIKERFYKDLEFGTAGLRGKLGIGTNMMNIYIVGRASQALADYITDFGEERMKMGVVIAYDVRHFSKEFAKESALILAANGVKAYLFDYIRPTPVLSFAVRYLKTAAGIVVTASHNPKDYNGYKVYWEQGSQILDDVANGIVEKIENIGYDFSKIKKISEEEALNKNLLQYISKEVDEEYIQRVERLALRDEDVDKNIKIVYTPLNGTANYFVKRVLKDRGFKNVFIVKEQELPDPDFKSVANPNPEYEVAFEEAKKLGYEKNALLLLANDPDGDRTALEILDDNNYKMLNGNQVGTLLVNYILESKREKGSLEDNSVIIKSIVTGDLTKRIAKKHNVTVIETLTGFKNICGKENELEKEGKKKFLFGFEESIGYIYGTFVRDKDGIIASMLISEMTGYYSKKNKTLIDVLEDIYQEFGYELENNYSLVLEGVEGQERIKRIMEKFRNNFPKEIGDLKLEQYADYLKRKLYNLTTGEINNITDIPSSNVLRFWFSDGSWYAIRPSGTEPKLKIYIYSNDKEEEKSKAKLTLIKNTVDSIIEHVV; from the coding sequence ATGTTTCCAAAAACAGTAAAAAGCACAAAACTAAGGAGGCAACTAACTTTGAGAGACTACAAAAAAATCTACTACGATTGGTTAAATAATCCATATATTGATGAAAAAGCAAAAGAAGAGTTAAAAAGTATTGAAAACAATCCAGAAGAGATAAAAGAAAGATTCTACAAGGATCTCGAATTTGGCACAGCTGGATTGAGAGGAAAATTGGGTATAGGTACTAATATGATGAACATATACATTGTAGGCAGAGCATCTCAAGCCCTTGCCGATTATATAACTGATTTCGGTGAAGAAAGGATGAAGATGGGTGTAGTAATAGCCTACGATGTAAGGCACTTTTCCAAGGAATTCGCAAAAGAATCAGCATTAATCCTTGCAGCTAATGGCGTTAAAGCTTATTTATTTGATTATATTCGGCCCACGCCCGTTTTATCCTTTGCTGTGAGATATTTAAAAACTGCCGCTGGAATAGTCGTTACCGCTAGTCACAATCCGAAAGATTACAATGGTTATAAAGTGTATTGGGAACAAGGATCTCAAATATTAGATGATGTTGCCAATGGAATAGTTGAAAAGATTGAAAATATTGGATACGATTTTAGTAAAATCAAAAAAATAAGCGAAGAAGAAGCACTTAACAAGAATTTACTTCAATATATTTCAAAAGAAGTTGACGAAGAATACATTCAAAGAGTTGAAAGATTGGCGTTAAGAGATGAAGATGTAGACAAAAATATAAAAATAGTTTACACCCCTTTGAATGGAACAGCTAACTATTTTGTTAAAAGAGTACTAAAAGATAGAGGTTTTAAAAATGTATTCATAGTTAAAGAACAAGAACTACCTGATCCAGACTTCAAAAGTGTAGCCAATCCTAATCCAGAATACGAGGTAGCTTTTGAAGAGGCAAAGAAATTAGGTTATGAAAAAAATGCCTTATTACTTTTGGCAAATGATCCTGATGGAGATAGAACCGCTTTAGAAATTTTAGATGACAACAATTACAAGATGTTAAACGGTAACCAAGTTGGAACCCTTTTGGTTAATTACATACTGGAAAGCAAGAGAGAAAAAGGAAGTTTAGAAGATAATTCTGTTATCATAAAATCGATAGTTACAGGAGATCTTACAAAAAGAATTGCAAAAAAACATAACGTTACTGTTATTGAAACACTCACGGGATTTAAAAATATTTGTGGGAAAGAAAACGAATTAGAAAAAGAAGGAAAGAAAAAATTCCTCTTTGGCTTTGAAGAAAGTATCGGTTATATATACGGCACCTTTGTGAGAGATAAAGATGGTATTATTGCCTCGATGCTTATATCAGAGATGACAGGATACTACTCTAAAAAAAATAAGACTTTAATTGACGTATTAGAAGATATTTATCAGGAGTTTGGTTACGAATTAGAAAATAATTATTCCCTTGTTTTAGAAGGGGTTGAAGGCCAAGAAAGAATAAAGAGAATAATGGAGAAATTTAGAAACAACTTCCCCAAAGAAATTGGGGATCTCAAACTTGAACAATACGCTGATTATTTGAAAAGAAAGCTATACAATTTAACAACAGGAGAAATTAACAATATAACAGATATACCTTCTTCTAACGTTTTAAGATTCTGGTTTAGCGATGGTTCATGGTATGCAATTAGGCCTTCTGGAACGGAACCAAAACTTAAAATATACATATATTCAAACGATAAAGAAGAAGAAAAATCAAAAGCAAAGCTCACTTTAATTAAAAATACCGTTGATAGTATCATAGAACACGTTGTTTAG
- a CDS encoding tyrosine-type recombinase/integrase produces the protein MMDIDNTSDSIKGKDKIEGYISEFLSYLKFVKRRADSTIYEYKKILNGYKKFVQKYGFTRGCFLKYLEEISNLSQRTIKLRIVVIKSFLNYLYENDEISGKKYWKDANAKIPSDIPKGLTENQIKVFFSIIEDKFDKTFYSLLLKTGLRISEALSLEKEQIIFYDDHAELVINGKGNRVRYLKISKQYAEQLVTFAEESTPNGVQGKKYIFSNDNDVPITSRTMERRFKDYVVKANKKIDQLRAKGYNNINYINATPHALRHTCAKRLLNSGKNLEEVRYILGHTTISTTGIYVRSDSHSSVLDQI, from the coding sequence ATGATGGATATAGATAATACATCAGACTCTATAAAAGGTAAAGACAAAATCGAAGGATATATCTCAGAATTTTTATCCTATCTAAAATTTGTCAAGCGAAGGGCAGATTCTACCATATATGAATATAAAAAAATATTGAACGGGTATAAAAAGTTCGTTCAAAAGTATGGTTTTACTCGAGGCTGCTTTCTTAAATATCTTGAAGAGATCTCAAATCTATCTCAAAGAACGATAAAACTTAGGATAGTTGTTATAAAATCTTTTTTAAACTATCTATACGAAAATGATGAAATATCTGGTAAAAAATATTGGAAAGATGCAAATGCAAAGATCCCGAGTGATATTCCTAAAGGTTTGACAGAAAATCAAATAAAAGTTTTTTTCTCCATTATTGAAGATAAATTTGACAAAACTTTCTATTCATTGCTGTTAAAAACAGGTTTAAGAATTTCAGAAGCCTTATCGTTAGAAAAAGAACAGATTATTTTTTATGATGACCATGCCGAACTTGTTATAAATGGGAAAGGGAACAGAGTAAGATATCTAAAGATTTCAAAACAATACGCAGAACAGTTAGTTACCTTTGCGGAAGAAAGCACCCCGAACGGGGTTCAAGGTAAGAAGTATATCTTTTCAAATGACAACGATGTCCCCATAACTTCTAGAACTATGGAAAGAAGATTCAAAGATTACGTTGTAAAAGCCAACAAAAAGATAGATCAATTAAGGGCAAAAGGCTATAACAATATAAATTATATTAACGCAACACCTCATGCTCTAAGACATACTTGTGCCAAAAGGCTATTGAATTCAGGGAAAAATTTGGAAGAAGTTCGATACATACTTGGACATACAACCATCTCAACTACCGGGATATACGTTAGATCTGATAGCCATAGTTCAGTGTTAGATCAAATATAA
- a CDS encoding transposase family protein: MEEIVKLLDENLEYVKHEVSGDRITIWVKSTKKEVTCPYCGKPSKKVHSRYERSFQDLPIQGKKNNDSCNKKKDVL, translated from the coding sequence ATGGAAGAAATAGTTAAGTTGTTGGATGAGAACTTAGAATACGTTAAACATGAGGTATCAGGAGATAGAATAACGATTTGGGTGAAATCAACTAAAAAAGAAGTAACCTGTCCGTATTGTGGGAAGCCATCCAAAAAAGTACATTCAAGGTATGAAAGAAGCTTTCAAGATTTACCGATACAAGGTAAAAAAAACAACGATAGTTGTAATAAGAAGAAAGATGTTCTGTGA
- a CDS encoding PIG-L deacetylase family protein has protein sequence MINILIFSPHPDDAEISIGGFILLHANEYKIKIINLSAGEHSSNGDKIERLKESKFVENRYKNISTKCLFFEDANIQHTVIDQQKRIIRIIREYTTGVILTSHYTDEHPDHLESYLLVKNAIYKAGLNIYPELGEQHTCKHLFFYSQNLYNGKGSMFIDISSVIEEKLNILSKYRSQLIQDNSRVKTYSNTRIFQKVLAKDKYCGSLINTDYAEEIISYKKITIKNIFDIVF, from the coding sequence TTGATAAACATTCTTATCTTTTCTCCCCATCCGGACGATGCAGAAATTTCCATCGGTGGTTTTATTTTACTTCATGCTAATGAATATAAAATTAAAATCATCAATTTGAGTGCTGGGGAGCATTCAAGTAACGGCGATAAAATTGAAAGACTTAAAGAATCTAAATTTGTGGAAAATAGGTATAAAAATATTAGTACAAAATGTCTATTTTTTGAAGATGCTAATATTCAACATACCGTTATTGATCAACAAAAGAGAATTATTCGGATTATACGAGAGTATACTACGGGCGTTATTTTAACTTCTCATTATACTGATGAACATCCTGACCATTTGGAGTCTTATTTGTTAGTAAAAAATGCGATATATAAGGCTGGATTAAACATATATCCTGAGCTGGGCGAACAGCATACGTGTAAACATCTCTTTTTTTATTCTCAAAACTTGTATAATGGAAAGGGATCAATGTTTATAGATATATCTTCAGTAATTGAAGAGAAATTGAATATTTTGTCTAAATATAGAAGTCAACTTATTCAAGATAATTCTCGCGTTAAGACATATTCCAACACTCGAATTTTTCAAAAAGTTCTTGCTAAAGATAAATATTGTGGATCATTAATAAATACTGATTACGCAGAAGAAATAATTTCCTATAAAAAAATTACCATAAAAAATATATTTGATATTGTTTTCTAA
- the rsgA gene encoding GTPase RsgA yields the protein MPVLEFLHFCNCQTQEIFKTREISKKTQRGKHTTTFRKLIYLGEGLGCIIDTPGLSSVSLWSSYNSNSAFSDIEELSLHCKFRNCTHTVEKGCAVLKGVKDGIISEDRYKNFIKLKREENFMKSKIDFIINKKRNKEIEEREKMKKSKRRK from the coding sequence ATGCCTGTTTTAGAATTCTTACATTTTTGTAACTGTCAAACTCAGGAGATATTCAAAACAAGAGAAATTAGTAAAAAAACTCAAAGAGGCAAACATACTACAACCTTCAGAAAACTTATTTATCTCGGAGAAGGATTAGGATGTATAATAGATACCCCTGGCTTAAGTTCGGTTTCTTTATGGAGTAGTTACAATTCAAACAGCGCTTTTTCAGACATCGAAGAATTGAGTTTACATTGCAAATTTAGGAATTGCACCCACACAGTTGAAAAAGGATGTGCTGTATTAAAAGGGGTAAAAGACGGAATAATAAGTGAGGATAGATATAAAAATTTCATTAAGTTAAAACGAGAAGAGAATTTTATGAAAAGTAAGATAGACTTCATCATCAATAAGAAAAGAAATAAAGAAATAGAAGAGCGAGAAAAAATGAAAAAGAGCAAAAGGAGAAAATAA
- a CDS encoding IS1634 family transposase has product MYVRTVKNNQGKEYLRIVESYRENGKNKQKIIANLGRIDTISRKEVENIVDKLVQIYDIKGYVNLNSVEEAPDKKNYGVKVIVDRLFERYEMDKFFEKMDKKARFDVEDLLKIMVMNRIIEPKSKLGIFNELDYYGFKRKRPEGSSRMDEAETGEEGIALQWMYRTLDVLAQKKEELEKHLYRQRMSLFNSVVDLVFYDVTTLAFETQQTNELLQMGYSKDKKFNESQVVLGMSIDRDRMPVSFDIYPGNTFEGHTFKDTIEVMKKRYQLGKVIVVCDRGMMSRTNMEIVENSDYEFIVGKSIKQLKKVDIFDGGFTEIAKGIEYREIEYEGKRLLIIHSEERAEKDRKDRIRLIEKAKKMLKDGNIETKSKRGAKKYLKTKNEVDYTLDIQKIEKDEKYDGYYGIITNTQLNPKQILEQYHTLWKVEESFRTLKNYLETRPIFHWTQKRIKGHIVMSFVSYIMQRTLELELERNNIEYSHEKIREAIKNMEYIDIKPNEQHFAIRTNMNLLAQKILKILNIPIPKVVTPYEEFVEKLKLQNENKENKGLERSKAKV; this is encoded by the coding sequence ATGTATGTTAGAACCGTAAAAAACAATCAAGGGAAAGAATACTTAAGAATAGTAGAAAGTTACCGTGAAAACGGTAAGAACAAACAAAAGATAATCGCTAATTTGGGTAGAATCGATACTATCAGTAGAAAAGAAGTGGAAAATATTGTCGATAAACTCGTACAGATATATGATATAAAAGGTTATGTGAATTTGAATAGTGTTGAGGAAGCACCTGATAAGAAGAATTATGGGGTAAAAGTAATAGTTGATAGATTGTTTGAAAGGTATGAGATGGATAAGTTCTTTGAAAAGATGGATAAAAAGGCGAGGTTCGATGTGGAAGATTTGTTGAAAATAATGGTTATGAACAGAATAATAGAACCAAAAAGTAAGTTGGGAATATTCAACGAGTTAGATTATTACGGATTCAAAAGGAAACGCCCCGAAGGGAGTTCAAGGATGGATGAGGCAGAAACAGGCGAAGAAGGGATAGCCTTACAATGGATGTACAGGACGCTAGATGTGTTAGCGCAGAAGAAGGAAGAGTTAGAGAAACATCTGTACCGTCAAAGGATGAGTTTATTCAATTCTGTAGTAGACTTAGTGTTTTACGACGTAACGACGTTAGCCTTTGAGACACAACAAACGAACGAGTTACTACAGATGGGGTATTCGAAAGATAAGAAGTTCAACGAATCACAGGTGGTTCTAGGGATGTCGATAGATAGGGATAGGATGCCGGTTAGTTTTGATATATACCCAGGTAACACGTTCGAAGGACATACGTTCAAAGATACGATAGAGGTGATGAAAAAGAGATATCAGTTGGGAAAGGTAATAGTGGTTTGTGATAGAGGGATGATGAGTAGAACCAATATGGAAATAGTAGAGAATTCTGATTACGAATTCATAGTGGGTAAATCGATAAAACAGTTAAAAAAGGTGGATATATTCGATGGAGGATTCACTGAAATAGCAAAAGGGATTGAATACAGAGAAATAGAATACGAAGGTAAAAGATTACTCATAATACATTCAGAGGAAAGGGCAGAAAAAGATAGAAAAGACAGGATTAGATTGATTGAAAAAGCGAAAAAAATGTTGAAAGATGGGAACATAGAAACAAAAAGCAAAAGAGGTGCAAAAAAGTACTTAAAGACAAAGAACGAAGTAGATTATACACTTGATATACAAAAGATAGAAAAAGACGAAAAATATGACGGATACTATGGAATAATAACCAACACACAGTTGAATCCAAAACAGATATTAGAGCAATACCATACCTTGTGGAAAGTGGAAGAAAGCTTCAGAACACTAAAGAACTATCTTGAAACAAGACCAATATTTCATTGGACACAGAAAAGGATAAAGGGACACATAGTGATGAGTTTTGTATCTTACATAATGCAAAGAACGCTAGAATTAGAACTAGAAAGGAACAATATAGAATACTCACACGAAAAGATAAGAGAAGCGATTAAAAACATGGAATACATAGATATTAAACCCAACGAACAACATTTTGCCATTAGGACTAACATGAATCTTTTAGCTCAGAAGATATTGAAGATACTTAATATACCAATTCCAAAAGTGGTAACCCCATATGAGGAATTTGTAGAGAAACTAAAACTACAGAACGAAAATAAGGAAAATAAAGGATTAGAAAGGAGCAAAGCAAAAGTATAA
- the rsgA gene encoding GTPase RsgA encodes MVEEIMKKYGYFNFFRDSPINDNIGRITFVSKENYLVMTPKGELIGKLKGRYSYEIEDAKEFPYVGDWVSIQYTGNEKEVLIDHLFRRKNRISRKMRGKQFSEQIIACNVDYIIFCMSTDENFSLRLLEKYLYAFSCPNSKSLLVLTKKDLAENVEKNIKKIKELYPNLEVIATSIYEDSSIKLLLPYLLEGTTSVIIGSSGVGKSTLINHIAGKEIFKTREISKKTQRGKHTTTFRKLIYLGEGLGCIIPDFDS; translated from the coding sequence ATGGTTGAAGAAATAATGAAGAAATATGGTTATTTTAATTTTTTTAGAGATAGTCCAATTAATGATAATATTGGTAGAATCACCTTTGTCAGTAAAGAAAATTATCTTGTTATGACACCAAAGGGTGAATTGATTGGGAAACTTAAAGGGAGATACAGCTATGAAATTGAAGATGCAAAAGAATTCCCATATGTGGGAGATTGGGTTTCTATTCAATATACAGGTAATGAAAAAGAAGTTTTAATTGATCACCTTTTTCGAAGAAAAAATAGGATCTCCAGGAAAATGAGGGGTAAACAATTTTCAGAACAAATTATTGCTTGTAACGTGGATTATATAATTTTTTGTATGTCAACTGATGAGAATTTTAGCTTACGATTATTGGAAAAATATCTATATGCTTTCTCTTGCCCAAATTCTAAGAGCCTTCTTGTGCTTACGAAGAAAGACCTTGCAGAAAATGTTGAAAAGAATATTAAAAAAATAAAGGAACTTTATCCTAATCTTGAAGTGATAGCAACAAGTATCTACGAAGATTCTAGCATAAAATTACTTCTTCCTTACTTACTTGAAGGAACTACTTCCGTAATTATAGGTTCATCCGGTGTTGGTAAATCAACCTTAATCAATCACATTGCTGGTAAAGAGATATTCAAAACAAGAGAAATTAGTAAAAAAACTCAAAGAGGCAAACATACTACAACCTTCAGAAAACTTATTTATCTCGGAGAAGGATTAGGATGTATAATACCTGACTTTGACAGTTGA
- a CDS encoding MFS transporter produces the protein MKELFHNRNYMFYWFSSAFTMAASNIVQFMLSLYVLDTTGSATLFATMLSITIFPRLLFSPIAGVFGDRFDRRNWMFFLGLCSGVTIALFGILHESGIILTIWIIYVLVILLETFETFYSSSSVGIIPLIVKKEEIGVATSFADIDEGIVGIIGPLLAATFYATIGVGVGLIMAGVISFLGSVLLLFMHTQDIKDGEENVKNTIWKDFLDGVNLVKKEPFLRKLVILAPLTNFFLTSAFNISLVFFLRNKLNVSDIVFGGYEAILSVMVLIAPFIAMKLLKKEDAANLLPPLIFGITIGFTVLATIVIFNYFQILGQLSTIIILCIASGIIVAIIEIMNIASSVMFKTLVSIKFLGRVISIVNLLATISIPLGQMIYGIMNDFYPIYWTLILSAGGFFLMYFLSASILKDIAKPKE, from the coding sequence TTGAAAGAATTATTTCACAACAGGAATTATATGTTCTATTGGTTTAGCAGTGCTTTTACTATGGCAGCAAGCAACATTGTTCAATTTATGCTTTCATTGTATGTTTTGGATACAACAGGTTCTGCTACTCTTTTTGCAACTATGCTATCCATAACTATCTTTCCAAGATTGTTATTTTCCCCCATTGCAGGAGTTTTTGGGGATCGTTTCGACAGAAGAAACTGGATGTTTTTTTTAGGGCTTTGTTCAGGAGTCACAATAGCCTTATTTGGAATACTTCATGAATCAGGAATTATTTTAACTATTTGGATAATCTATGTATTAGTCATATTATTGGAAACATTTGAAACATTTTATAGTAGCTCATCCGTTGGAATAATACCCCTTATAGTAAAAAAAGAAGAAATAGGTGTGGCGACCTCTTTTGCAGATATTGATGAAGGGATAGTGGGGATTATTGGTCCTCTTTTAGCAGCAACGTTCTATGCCACCATTGGAGTAGGTGTAGGACTAATAATGGCAGGCGTTATATCATTCCTCGGATCTGTGCTTCTTCTTTTTATGCATACTCAGGATATTAAAGATGGTGAAGAAAACGTTAAAAATACAATTTGGAAAGATTTTTTAGATGGGGTTAACCTTGTAAAAAAAGAACCATTCTTAAGAAAATTAGTAATCCTCGCTCCACTGACAAACTTTTTCCTCACCTCCGCTTTCAACATAAGCTTAGTGTTTTTTTTAAGAAATAAATTGAATGTCTCTGATATAGTATTTGGTGGTTACGAGGCTATTTTATCGGTGATGGTTTTAATAGCTCCATTTATAGCCATGAAATTACTAAAAAAAGAAGACGCCGCTAATTTATTACCTCCCTTAATCTTCGGAATTACTATTGGTTTTACAGTCTTAGCCACCATTGTCATTTTCAATTACTTTCAAATTCTCGGTCAACTTTCAACAATAATTATCTTATGCATAGCTAGCGGTATAATTGTTGCCATAATAGAAATTATGAATATCGCATCATCAGTTATGTTTAAAACATTAGTCTCAATTAAATTTTTAGGAAGGGTTATCTCCATAGTCAATCTTCTTGCTACTATCTCTATTCCTCTTGGACAGATGATATATGGAATTATGAATGATTTTTATCCTATTTACTGGACATTAATATTATCAGCAGGAGGATTTTTCTTAATGTACTTTTTATCAGCCTCTATTTTAAAAGACATAGCAAAACCAAAAGAATGA
- a CDS encoding TetR/AcrR family transcriptional regulator, with translation MAKRQKISKKNTKYKIEVLIDLAKGELLNHGITNFNYEKVIYDAKLSKSTVYKKFGKKDEFIIFVIKNLLDDFFTPFKKYVDDFNTFQEVLDYLSNLNFDVQSLMKEYPIDDLFEHPEITSIINDYYYQRFGKVITDKIAEFQNAGQIRKDIEAKYILEFLTSITKGMGLMLKDHDFKEVINNYRKLIETALAYKINSEKE, from the coding sequence ATGGCTAAAAGGCAAAAAATTTCTAAGAAAAATACAAAATATAAAATTGAAGTATTAATCGATTTGGCAAAGGGGGAACTACTCAATCACGGCATCACTAACTTCAATTATGAAAAGGTTATCTACGATGCCAAACTCAGCAAATCGACTGTTTATAAAAAGTTTGGAAAAAAGGATGAATTCATAATTTTTGTTATTAAGAATTTATTGGACGATTTCTTCACCCCTTTTAAGAAATACGTTGATGATTTTAACACTTTCCAGGAAGTTCTTGACTATCTATCTAATCTAAACTTCGATGTTCAATCTCTGATGAAAGAGTACCCCATAGATGATCTTTTTGAACACCCTGAAATCACTTCCATCATAAACGATTACTACTATCAACGATTTGGAAAGGTAATCACTGATAAGATCGCTGAATTTCAAAATGCAGGGCAAATAAGAAAGGACATCGAAGCTAAATACATCTTAGAATTTCTTACATCCATTACAAAAGGCATGGGTCTGATGCTCAAAGATCATGATTTTAAAGAAGTTATTAATAATTACAGAAAGTTAATTGAAACAGCCTTAGCTTATAAAATAAATTCTGAAAAGGAGTGA